One segment of Primulina tabacum isolate GXHZ01 chromosome 6, ASM2559414v2, whole genome shotgun sequence DNA contains the following:
- the LOC142549696 gene encoding uncharacterized protein LOC142549696 isoform X1 yields MSDRKLVVLGVPWDVDTEALREYMSKFGELEDCIVMKERSTGRSRGFGYVTFVAIEDAKAALTSEHLLGSRVLEVKIATPKEEMRAPSKKVTRIFVARIPPSVTEAAFRSHFEKYGDITDLYMPKDPNTKGHRGIGFITFSSADAVDDLMADTHELGGSTVVVDRATPKEDDVRPVSRMPQGGGGGGGGRGGGYGAYNSYISSATRYAAIGAPTLYDHPGPFYGRGEPPRGMGKKVFVGRLPQEASAEDLRQYFGRFGRILDVYVPKDPKRTGHRGFGFVTFADDGVADRVARRSHEICGHQVAIDSATPIDDTSPSSNFMMSNPPEPYGYGGPAYGGHMHSSYGRMYTSLDFDDWGYGAGGSMGGGRPSRPDYRYRPY; encoded by the exons ATGTCTGATCGGAAGCTTGTC GTTTTGGGAGTTCCATGGGATGTGGATACTGAAGCGTTGAGAGAATACATGAGCAAGTTTGGGGAATTAGAAGACTGTATCGTGATGAAG GAGCGTTCCACAGGCCGTTCGCGCGGGTTTGGCTATGTAACGTTTGTCGCTATTGAGGATGCCAAG GCTGCATTAACTAGCGAGCACCTCCTTGGCAGTAGGGTGTTGGAAGTCAAAATAGCCACACCTAAG GAGGAGATGAGAGCACCATCAAAGAAAGTGACCAGGATTTTTGTGGCGAGGATTCCACCATCTGTGACTGAAGCTGCATTTAGAAG CCATTTTGAAAAATACGGTGACATAACAGATTTGTACATGCCAAAG GATCCGAATACCAAAGGTCATCGTGGAATTGGATTTATCACCTTTTCAAGTGCTG ATGCAGTGGATGATCTGATGGCTGATACTCACGAATTGGGAGGATCAACTGTAGTTGTCGACAGAGCAACTCCAAAG GAGGATGATGTCAGACCGGTTAGCCGAATGCCTCAGGGTGGTGGTGGCGGTGGCGGTGGAAGAGGAGGAGGATATGGAGCTTATAATTCTTACATTAGTTCTGCAACTAGATATGCTGCAATTGGTGCTCCAACCTTGTATGATCATCCTGGTCCTTTTTATGGAA GAGGGGAACCGCCTCGTGGAATGGGCAAAAAGGTTTTCGTAGGCAGGCTTCCTCAGGAGGCAAGTGCGGAAGATCTTCGCCAGTATTTTGGTAGATTTGGTCGTATTTTAGATGTTTATGTTCCAAAG GACCCCAAGAGGACTGGCCATCGAGGATTTGGTTTTGTCACATTTGCTGATGATGGTGTTGCAGACCGTGTAGCTAGAAGATCTCATGAAATATGTGGGCATCAG GTAGCAATTGATTCTGCTACACCAATTGACGATACTAGCCCTAGTAGTAATTTCATGATGAGTAATCCTCCTGAGCCATACGGGTATGGCGGACCTGCTTATGGTGGACATATGCATAGCAGTTATGGCAGAATGTACACTAGCCTGGATTTTGACGAT TGGGGTTATGGAGCGGGTGGCAGTATGGGTGGTGGCAGACCATCACGCCCAGATTACAGGTACAGGCCTTATTAG
- the LOC142549696 gene encoding uncharacterized protein LOC142549696 isoform X2 has protein sequence MSKFGELEDCIVMKERSTGRSRGFGYVTFVAIEDAKAALTSEHLLGSRVLEVKIATPKEEMRAPSKKVTRIFVARIPPSVTEAAFRSHFEKYGDITDLYMPKDPNTKGHRGIGFITFSSADAVDDLMADTHELGGSTVVVDRATPKEDDVRPVSRMPQGGGGGGGGRGGGYGAYNSYISSATRYAAIGAPTLYDHPGPFYGRGEPPRGMGKKVFVGRLPQEASAEDLRQYFGRFGRILDVYVPKDPKRTGHRGFGFVTFADDGVADRVARRSHEICGHQVAIDSATPIDDTSPSSNFMMSNPPEPYGYGGPAYGGHMHSSYGRMYTSLDFDDWGYGAGGSMGGGRPSRPDYRYRPY, from the exons ATGAGCAAGTTTGGGGAATTAGAAGACTGTATCGTGATGAAG GAGCGTTCCACAGGCCGTTCGCGCGGGTTTGGCTATGTAACGTTTGTCGCTATTGAGGATGCCAAG GCTGCATTAACTAGCGAGCACCTCCTTGGCAGTAGGGTGTTGGAAGTCAAAATAGCCACACCTAAG GAGGAGATGAGAGCACCATCAAAGAAAGTGACCAGGATTTTTGTGGCGAGGATTCCACCATCTGTGACTGAAGCTGCATTTAGAAG CCATTTTGAAAAATACGGTGACATAACAGATTTGTACATGCCAAAG GATCCGAATACCAAAGGTCATCGTGGAATTGGATTTATCACCTTTTCAAGTGCTG ATGCAGTGGATGATCTGATGGCTGATACTCACGAATTGGGAGGATCAACTGTAGTTGTCGACAGAGCAACTCCAAAG GAGGATGATGTCAGACCGGTTAGCCGAATGCCTCAGGGTGGTGGTGGCGGTGGCGGTGGAAGAGGAGGAGGATATGGAGCTTATAATTCTTACATTAGTTCTGCAACTAGATATGCTGCAATTGGTGCTCCAACCTTGTATGATCATCCTGGTCCTTTTTATGGAA GAGGGGAACCGCCTCGTGGAATGGGCAAAAAGGTTTTCGTAGGCAGGCTTCCTCAGGAGGCAAGTGCGGAAGATCTTCGCCAGTATTTTGGTAGATTTGGTCGTATTTTAGATGTTTATGTTCCAAAG GACCCCAAGAGGACTGGCCATCGAGGATTTGGTTTTGTCACATTTGCTGATGATGGTGTTGCAGACCGTGTAGCTAGAAGATCTCATGAAATATGTGGGCATCAG GTAGCAATTGATTCTGCTACACCAATTGACGATACTAGCCCTAGTAGTAATTTCATGATGAGTAATCCTCCTGAGCCATACGGGTATGGCGGACCTGCTTATGGTGGACATATGCATAGCAGTTATGGCAGAATGTACACTAGCCTGGATTTTGACGAT TGGGGTTATGGAGCGGGTGGCAGTATGGGTGGTGGCAGACCATCACGCCCAGATTACAGGTACAGGCCTTATTAG